Genomic window (Melioribacteraceae bacterium):
CTATTATAATTTTGTGAATAAATTATAGATTGAATTAACAGAAAGATTATAAATAATTTTTTCATAGTTGAACTGGAATTAATTAAAAAAAATCCCGCGTAAACGGGATTTTTTATGAGTTATTAAGTCATTTTACATTTTGAAATTATGGGAGCAGAATACTACCATCTTCTTCCGCCGCCGCCGCTTCCGCCGCTATTTCCGCCACGGGAACCGCCTCTTCCACCACCACCGCGTCTATTATCGGTTTTGGGACGAGCTTCATTAACGACAATTTTTTTGCCTTTTAATTCTCTTGTGTTAAGTTCTTCAATTGCTTTTGTTGCCGCAGCTTTATCATTCATTTCAACAAAACCGAAGCCCTTTGATTCACCCGAGAACATATCACGGATTACTTTTACACTTTTTACTTGACCATATTCCTTGAATAATAATTCAAGATCCTCGTCAGTTGCTTGATAAGATAAATTCCCAACAAAAATATTCATTTAAATCTCCTTCATATTAATTGATTAAAATAATCTCTGAGAGAATTTAAGATCGATTTTTCTGATGAGAAGCATTAGCGAAAAACTAATGCAGATTAAATGATAAAGAAAGAAGAGATGAACTGATCTTTAATCAAGTTTTAAATCGTGACTAAGGTCTTCAGAGTAAAAAAAAATGGAAGACTACTCTTCCATTTTGCGGGGCCGACGAGACTCGAACTCGCGACCTCCTGCGTGACAGGCAGGCGTTCTAACCAACTGAACTACGACCCCTTATAAAAATTACTCATAACAGTATTCAAAAAACAAATTAAACACAGTAACGTTTAATTGTGCCACCAAAAATAGTAATATTACCTATTCGATACAAGTTTCCTATAAATTTTCTGATCCGAAACTTACCCCGATAGACAATGCAGCTTCCACCCCCTGATCATTAACTTTAACCAATTTTTGATGTGAGATAGCATCTTCAATATCAACACTAATAATGCTATTCCCTTTTAAAGCCACCATTTGCCCAAAATTATTGCTTAAAACAAGATTTATTGCATTAGTGCCAAATTTTGTTGAGAGAATTCTATCGAATGCGGTAGGACTTCCACCACGCTGCAAATGCCCTAAAACGGTTGTTCTAGCTTCTCTTCCAGTGTCATGCTCAATTTTTTTTGCGATGAATTCACCAATTCCTCCTAATCGAATTGGATCTGTCCTTTTAGCATCAACCTCTTTTACGATCAATTCGCCATCTTTAGGTTTCGCTCCCTCAGCTGCACAGATGAGGCTGAATCTTTTCCCCATTTTTGTGCGCTTCTGTATTTTCTCAAATATCATGTCCCAATTAAACGGAATCTCTGGGATAAGGATAACATCAGCGCCTCCAGCAATTCCCCCATTGAGAGCAATCCATCCGGCATATCGACCCATTACCTCAACTACCATTACTCTATGATGTGATGATGCCGTTGTGTGCAATCTATCGAGCGCTTCAGAAACTACAAATACCGCAGAATCGTGCCCGAACGTGAGATCTGTTGCTTCCAGGTCATTATCGATAGTTTTGGGAACACCCACAACATTCATCCCCATTTTTCTAAGTTTATTGGCGATTGTCATGGTTCCATCGCCACCAATAACTACAACCGCATCGAGCTCCCATTCTTCATAATTTTTAAATACTTGATCTGATACATCTATTATCTTAATCTTATCATTTTCAATTACTGGCCAATGAAATGGGTCGCCTTTATTTGAAGAGCCGAGAATGGTGCCTCCTGTAGCTAGAATTCCCGACACATCCTTATTAATCAACTCCAAACCTCTTTTCTCAACTAATCCTTCAAATCCATCTTGAATGCCGATGACGGTGAGTCCATGATCGTGTGCCGGTTTTGTTACTCCTCTAATAACCGCGTTTAAACCAGGGCAATCGCCCCCTCCGGTTAAAATACCAATTCGCTTTACTTTTTTAGTTGTGGCCATAATTCTGATTTATCTCCAATTCATATTTAATTTTTATCTGCTAAGGCTCATTTCAATCTTGTGAAATTTTTAAAATGAAGCTTGGCAAATTTGTTCATTTGTTCCGTACCCACAATACTTTTTAATTTGTTCGCATAAGTTTCGGTTGCCGAAGAAGCTCCCTTGGGAATATCATAACCATTTTTATAATGTAATTTAAACCAATCTAAAAATGATGCGCGGGCAAGAATTGAAGCCGCGGCAACACCTGTATACTTTTCTGCTTTAGTTTCTTGAACAAACTTAACATCGTCGAATTTTGATGAAGAGGCAACATCTAAATCTCTTTTGCTGAATTTATCAGTAATAACATTCTTACTTTTTGATTTTTCCAAAAGGTTTTCAATAGCTTTAGAGTGAGCCCAGTTTAAAAGTTTATTAAGATTATTAAAGCGGGGATAAAGTTCATTGTATTTTTCGGGATTTATTCTAATCACTTCATAATTTTCTTTTACAATTCTTTTAATTGAAGGTGCAAGTATAGAAATCTGATTATCATTTATTAATTTACTGTCGCGCACACCAATACTAAAAAGTTCTTCCTTCGAACGTGGATCGACATGAACTGCAGCAACAACAAGAGGACCAAAAAAATCTCCTTTGCCGGCTTCATCTGTGCCAATATATTCATCGGGTTCTGCAACCGTCTGTTCAATTAATTCTAATTGTTTTTGATCAAAAATTATGCTGTTTAATTGATTGAATAGGGGAGAGGCATTGTCTCCTTGTAAAATTGTTTTTACTCCTTTTTTACCAAAGAAGACCTGAACTTTAATTTTATCTTTTCCGAGAACCGTATTAAATTCATAATTGTATTCTCTCAAAATTATCGATTCCGTTTTGAATCCCGAACTTTGGAGTAAGTTTTTTAGTTCTTCTGTTTTGTGCTTTGCATTTTCTTTAAGGATCATAGAATCAAAATTTATTTGAGAATAGTTTTTATTTTTAGATAATTTTTTGAGTCCGAACTTCTAATTTTTTTTATAGTTGATGCAAGTACCACGAAGAATCAATTCAGTGTCAACAATTATATGCTTGTATTCAAACTCATCTATATTATTGATGTTTTCAATGAGAAGATCAATTGATTTGTAAGCGAGTTGTTCGGTTGGCTGGTTGATACAACTTAATGGGGGAGATAAAAATTCCTGCACCGGAGAATTACCGAAACAGATTAAATCGATATCCTCCGGAATCCTCATTCCTACCTCCTTAGCCGCCTTATAAATTCCAATTGCTACCGGGTAAGTAACCGCCAATATAAATTCGGGCAAGTTATTTTGATGATAAAGATTCATAAATGTTTCGTAGCCATTTTTTTCATCATATCCACCCTCGATTATCCAATCCGATTTTACTTCTAAGCCATTCTTCTGCATAGCATTTTTAAAACCCAGTATTCTTTGCAGACCAATATTTACATTCGAATAACCCGCAAAGTGAGCAATTTTTTTGTAACCTAATTTTATGGCATGTTCGATTGCAATAAATGCGCCATTTTTATCATTAACAGTTACGGTGTTGCAGCGGGTTAGGTTTGGAATTCTATCCATAAACACGATTGGTGTTTGCCGTCTAAGAGCATTCTCAAAAATCTCAAAATCATTTGAATCTTGTGTAATAGAAACAATCAGCCCATCAACTCTTAATGAAAGCAGTGTTTGGATCTGTTTTTTCTGCATTTCCGAGTTTTCTTGCGAGACCGTTAAAAAGACCTGGTAGTTATTCATCATTGCATAATTGTAAATATGGTCCATAATTGCGCTGAAAAAATGATGTGCAATTTGTGGTAGTACCACGCCAATTGAATTGGATTTTCTTGAGGCTAAATTACGTGCCATTAAATTTGGGTAATAACCCAGTTCGTCGGCAGTTTTCTTTACTAATTCTGCTGTTGACTGGGAAACATCTGGGTGCCCGCGTAATGCTTTTGAAACTGTTATTAATGATACACCCAGTTTCTTGGCTATGTCGTTAAGCCGTATTTGTTTTGTGTTCATATTTAAAATCTATTTAATCTACTCCAATTCTATTTTAAAGTTATAAATTAAAATGAACATTATAAAGATTTGATTTAGTCAATAGGAGGTATTCGCTTAGGGCCTAATATTCTAAATATGGATGAATTTGTTAGCGATCTTTAAGGTAGAATTATTGACCAAATTATTGAATTTATAATTTGATTTTTAGATAGATGATTTTGTAATTTAACACAATCTTAATATAGCTCATACACATACAGTACTATTTTTAGTATGTATGAGAACACTTATTTGAAAAGATGAGTATGACAATTCAGTACAAAACTGTATTAGTAATTATTTTTTTAACATCACTTCTATTCAACTCACACTTAAAATCTCAACAGTTAGCGCTACCTAAACAAACTTTAGCTGAAATTGGTAACTATAAAATCAATCTGGATGATTTCAAAATCCGCTATGAAGAATACCTATTTTCGAGCGGATTAAAGGATAATATTGTAACAAGAAGAGCTATACTTAATAATGCAATTAATGAAATTATCCTTGAAAAATTTGATGACAATTCAAAAATTTATAATAATCCTGAGTTTAAAAGAGAAATTGAATGGGCGAGAAAACAAACACTTCTTGCTTATTTGAAAGACCAATTAGTCTATGCAAAAATTACTGCAAGCGATGAAGAAGTTAGAGATGCTTTTTATAAATCTAATGTTAAAATTGCCGCACGGCACCTTTACTGCCAAACGGAAGAAGAAGCAGACGCGATTTACCAATTGTTGCAGACTGGCTCCACATTTGAAGAATTGGCAAAACAGCTTTTTACCGACTCAACCCTGCAAAATAATGGTGGTTACTTAGGTTATTTTTCATGGGGTGAAATGGATCCTGCTTTTGAAGATGCTGCTTACTCCCTGCAAGTCAATGAAATTTCAAAACCCGTTAAACTCAAAAATGGTTTTTCAATTATTAAGGTGGATGATAGAGTACCCTTACCAATAATGACCGAGAATGAATTTTTGAATAAAAGAAATCATATGCAACGGGTTGTTAAAATGAGAAAAAGAAGACCCGCAGAGGTCGACTTTATGAATAAGATTTTTAATCAAAATGAAGTTAAAATTAATGATAATGGACTGAATTCTTTGCTGGCCAAGATAACTTCGGGAAATAATGAGCAAGAAGTATCTAACAAAAATAAAAATTCCATTGTTGCAAGTTATAAAGGTCGAACATATAGTGTGGACTATCTTTCAAGAAGGATAAACGATTTTCCAAAATATCATTTAGAAAAAATAACTGCAGCAAATACACTTATAAGCGCGATTAAAGGATTGATCCTTCAAGAGATATTATTAAAACTGGCCCATGATAATAAATTTGAAAATTCGGCAGAGGTGAAAAGTGTCATCAATAAATATGAAAAAAATATTTTTTTGAGATACAAGAGAAGCGAGATTGCAGAAAAAGCCATATTCCCAGATTCAGTGCTTTATTCTTTTTATGAAAACAATCTCACAAAGTTTATGGAAAGCGATAAAATAAATGTACAAGAAATTATTGTTAGAGAGAACTTGTTGGCTGAGAGATTGATTACAAGTTTACTCAATGGTGAAGATTTTGGGAAGTTAGCAATTGAGCATTCAACTCGAGAATGGTCAAAAAGTAATAGGGGAATATTAGGCTTGGCAGATGTGTCAAAGTTTGGTATTTTAAAAGACACATTATGGCATGCAGAATTGGGCAAAATTATTGGCCCAATTAAGATAGAAGATTCCTATGGAATCTTTAAAGTATTAGAAAAAAAGAAAGGTTTACCTAAGAAATTTAATGATGTTTATGATGAGGTTGTTCATTATACTAAAAAGGAAAAATCAAGATTAGTAGTTGAGCAGTACATTAGTAATATTTCAAAAAAAATAAAAATATTTATTGACGA
Coding sequences:
- a CDS encoding LacI family DNA-binding transcriptional regulator, whose translation is MNTKQIRLNDIAKKLGVSLITVSKALRGHPDVSQSTAELVKKTADELGYYPNLMARNLASRKSNSIGVVLPQIAHHFFSAIMDHIYNYAMMNNYQVFLTVSQENSEMQKKQIQTLLSLRVDGLIVSITQDSNDFEIFENALRRQTPIVFMDRIPNLTRCNTVTVNDKNGAFIAIEHAIKLGYKKIAHFAGYSNVNIGLQRILGFKNAMQKNGLEVKSDWIIEGGYDEKNGYETFMNLYHQNNLPEFILAVTYPVAIGIYKAAKEVGMRIPEDIDLICFGNSPVQEFLSPPLSCINQPTEQLAYKSIDLLIENINNIDEFEYKHIIVDTELILRGTCINYKKN
- the rnhC gene encoding ribonuclease HIII encodes the protein MILKENAKHKTEELKNLLQSSGFKTESIILREYNYEFNTVLGKDKIKVQVFFGKKGVKTILQGDNASPLFNQLNSIIFDQKQLELIEQTVAEPDEYIGTDEAGKGDFFGPLVVAAVHVDPRSKEELFSIGVRDSKLINDNQISILAPSIKRIVKENYEVIRINPEKYNELYPRFNNLNKLLNWAHSKAIENLLEKSKSKNVITDKFSKRDLDVASSSKFDDVKFVQETKAEKYTGVAAASILARASFLDWFKLHYKNGYDIPKGASSATETYANKLKSIVGTEQMNKFAKLHFKNFTRLK
- a CDS encoding RNA-binding protein, yielding MNIFVGNLSYQATDEDLELLFKEYGQVKSVKVIRDMFSGESKGFGFVEMNDKAAATKAIEELNTRELKGKKIVVNEARPKTDNRRGGGGRGGSRGGNSGGSGGGGRRW
- a CDS encoding peptidylprolyl isomerase → MTIQYKTVLVIIFLTSLLFNSHLKSQQLALPKQTLAEIGNYKINLDDFKIRYEEYLFSSGLKDNIVTRRAILNNAINEIILEKFDDNSKIYNNPEFKREIEWARKQTLLAYLKDQLVYAKITASDEEVRDAFYKSNVKIAARHLYCQTEEEADAIYQLLQTGSTFEELAKQLFTDSTLQNNGGYLGYFSWGEMDPAFEDAAYSLQVNEISKPVKLKNGFSIIKVDDRVPLPIMTENEFLNKRNHMQRVVKMRKRRPAEVDFMNKIFNQNEVKINDNGLNSLLAKITSGNNEQEVSNKNKNSIVASYKGRTYSVDYLSRRINDFPKYHLEKITAANTLISAIKGLILQEILLKLAHDNKFENSAEVKSVINKYEKNIFLRYKRSEIAEKAIFPDSVLYSFYENNLTKFMESDKINVQEIIVRENLLAERLITSLLNGEDFGKLAIEHSTREWSKSNRGILGLADVSKFGILKDTLWHAELGKIIGPIKIEDSYGIFKVLEKKKGLPKKFNDVYDEVVHYTKKEKSRLVVEQYISNISKKIKIFIDEDLLGRFTLSQ
- a CDS encoding ATP-dependent 6-phosphofructokinase, which gives rise to MATTKKVKRIGILTGGGDCPGLNAVIRGVTKPAHDHGLTVIGIQDGFEGLVEKRGLELINKDVSGILATGGTILGSSNKGDPFHWPVIENDKIKIIDVSDQVFKNYEEWELDAVVVIGGDGTMTIANKLRKMGMNVVGVPKTIDNDLEATDLTFGHDSAVFVVSEALDRLHTTASSHHRVMVVEVMGRYAGWIALNGGIAGGADVILIPEIPFNWDMIFEKIQKRTKMGKRFSLICAAEGAKPKDGELIVKEVDAKRTDPIRLGGIGEFIAKKIEHDTGREARTTVLGHLQRGGSPTAFDRILSTKFGTNAINLVLSNNFGQMVALKGNSIISVDIEDAISHQKLVKVNDQGVEAALSIGVSFGSENL